TTGCTGATGGCAGATAAATTAGAACAGGTAGCAATTCGTATGGTGGAACAGCCACCACTTTATAGTAATGAACCTATGAATAATCCAGATGTAGCAATTCGTGTTATGAATGAATTTCTTTCCCAGATGGATCGGGAACTCTTTTGTATTGTTAATTTACAGGCAGATTTAACACCGATCAATATGAATATCGTATCTGTAGGATCGCTGAATGAAGCATTAATTAATCCAAGAGAAATATTTAAGAGTGCAATTCTTTCGAATGCTCATTCAATGATGCTCATTCATAATCATCCGTCCGGAAATCTGACACCATCTACATCGGATATCCAGACTACAGCAAGAATGCAGGAATTAGGGGAATTGATGGGGATTTCATTGGTTGATCACATCATTACAGGACGGAATGGGAATTACTATTCCTTTCGAGATAAAGGAGAATTTCCAGATAGCAGGGTTCGTTTTTCTACTCGTGTTGAAGATATTGATCTGACTAAAGGAATGGTGACTGAAGCCACCGCACCCTATGAAGAAGTAACAGATACAAAAGAAAAGGGTGACGTAAGAGATATTCCAACAGTGCAGACAGCAACAATTCCATTACCGGTTCAGGGAAAAGATATGGACAGCATTATGCAGTCACTGGAATCCGGTGTGGAAGAACTTTTTACAAGTAACCGCTATCAGGAATTTCTTAAAACCATGGCAAAGTTTCACAATTATTCCTTTAATAATACAATGCTGATCGCCATGCAGCGACCGGATGCCACACTTGTTACCAGCTACAAAAACTGGCAGTCCATGGGTAGACAGGTCATGAAAGGCGAAAAAGGAATTACAATCATTGCACCGGCACCATATAAGAAAATGAAGGAAAAAGAGGTTCTGGATGAAAATCAGCGACCGATCATGGGAACCGATGGAAAACCTAAGACTGAACAGGTGGAAGTTACAGTTCCGCATTTTAAAGCAGTTACCGTCTTTGATATTGCTCAGACATCCGGGGAACCAATCCAGACACTGGCACCGGAATTACTGACTGCAGCTGTACAGGATTTTGATTCTTTCATGCAGGCTATTCAGAAAATATCCCCAGTGCCGATACGATTCGATGAGATCGATGGCAATGCCAATGGATATTATCACAATGCAGATAAGGAAATCGTGATCAAAAAAGGACTCAGTGAAAGCCAGACCTTAAAGACTGCTATTCATGAAACTGTCCATGCTAAACTGCATGACAAGGAAATCATGGAAAGCCTGGGTGTAGAAAAAGACCGTCTGACAAAAGAGGTTGAAGCAGAATCTGTTGCTTACTGTGTGTGTTCTTCCTTTGGTTTGGATACATCGGATTACAGTTTTCCTTATATTGCAGGGTGGAGCAGCAGCCGGGAAATGAAGGAAATGAAAGCATCTATGGATGTGATCCGCAAGACAGCCGGTGAAATGATCGATCAGCTTACAGAAGAACTGGAAATCATTCTTGAAGAAAAACAGAAAACAGAATTACATGAAAAATACGGCATTCTGGTAGATGCACTGGAAGCAGCCGGATACCGCTATGATTATCGGGAAAGCGAACCGGGACATATTGTACTGGCACCGGATGGGACACATGAAATTGCCGGGTATTTGCAGTTTGAATCATGGGGAGATATCAAAGACTGGCTGGAAGATACGATTGCAGAAGGGACGGATGTTTCGGAGAGAGTTGATCGGGCTATGTACCCATTTAAGTATGATTATACCCTAGAGGAAGAAATGTTCAGAGGTAATGGTGACCTCTATGCGATTTATCATGTGGATGAAGACACACCGGGAAAACAACATTTATTTATGAATATGGCAATGGTCAAAGAAGATGGAATTACAATCGATGCAGAAAATTATAAATGTGTCTATTCTGGCAGATTACATGAAAATGAAAAGCTGGATGATTTGTACGCTATGTTCAACGATAATCCACCGGCAGATTATAAAGCACATGCTATGTCGGTCAGTGATGTTATCATTACAAACCGTGGTGGGGATATGCAGGCATATTACGTGGATCGATTTGGATTTGCAGAACTTCCAGACTTTGCAGCACAAAGAGAAAAAATACTCGATATTGTCCCGGAAATAGAAAATGTGGATTATGAAAATGATCTTACATGTATCAGCTTTTATGCGGTTGAATGTGCTGAATTTCCTGTAATGGGTGAAGTACATTATGACCTGACATTACCAGAAGCCTTGGAAGCTTATGAGAAAATCCCATCAGAACGTATGCATGGACTGAAATGTGTTGGCTTTGATCTGAAAGACGGAAGTGATTATGAAGGAATGCAGAGTCTGATGATTGAAGGAAAAATACAGAAAGAATTTTTGAATTCGATTCCTGGATTTAGAGAAAATTCTTATGTGCAAAATGCAATCAGTCGTGTGGAAAAATACTTGGAAGAAAGACATCCAAATGTGGAAAATCCTCTGGAATCCAATAAGAAAGTGGATAACGAAAAAAATATAAGAGAAGAAAAAAACGAGAAGGAGCTGAATATACAGATGAAACCAATACCGAAAAAGAAAAGGGGGGAAATGAGCCTATGAGAAATGTAAACCTGGAAGAAAACGAACTGACTATTACTGCTATCTTCCAGCAGCACACAAAGGAAGAAACAATCCAAACACTGAAAGAAGCTTTGGAAGTTTTGGAACAGGAAGAAAGTGATCCTGAGAATGATGAAATAATTGAGATCATCAATTCTACAGTTGGAAAATTACAGCAGATCGAAGACAAATACTACTATTCTCTGGATCTGAATTATTATCTGAATAACTTGGAGGATGATGCCTATGAAGCTTAATCAATTTGCAGTCTACCGAGTAGATCAGCAGACAGCAGGAAAAGCACTGTGGCATCTGCCATATCAAGAGGCAAGACAGCAGAATGTGTCGATTACTGTCGAAAATTACCGATTAATCTCGATTCATGAAATGCAGGAAAATGAAAAAGTCGCTGACATCTGGAAACGGACGAAAAATCAATGCGAAGTCAGTGACGTGCTCGTATTGAACAAGAATGGAGAAATCAGCTGCTACTATGTAGATGAGAACTATCCACAGTATCTGGCCGGATTTATTCGTATCAACACATCCGGTGCACTGATCACTATGGAAACTGAGAATTATCAGATTGATGGGAAAAAGGGGAACTGGATTGCAACAGACACCGTCATTATTGATGGAAAACAGTTTTATTTGATGGAACATCAGGTATACCGAGATCAGGCCCAGGGTGTTATCCTGGATGCTTATGGAAAAATGGTTGTCGAAGAATGTAAGAAATTCGATGAAAAGACAAAACAAAAGATTCATGATTACATCCAACAGCAGGTACCGCTAAATCCGGTCGAACAGCTAAAACAAGATGGTAAAATCCGTCTGGAACATTACCAGAAATTCTACCAGAACGGCACTTATGAACGAAGCAGAGAATCTGGTACAGAAGCTAACTATGATATGGTGGACGGTCTGGTGAATAATCAGAAGAAGAACCTGGAAAAAATTTCTGATGCACGCAACAACAAACAGACGTCCCGAAATCAACAAAATAATAAACCTAAGAAACGAAGGTCCGTAATCAAACGACTGCATCAGAAACAGATTGCCATTGCTCGCCGGTCCGGAAAGCCGATACCAAAGTACCTGGATCAGGAAATGGAAAGAAAGCGGGGATAGAATATGCGAAGGTTAAAGTGTGAAAAAGAAACGATTATTCTGACTAATGAAGATGATGGATTCTATGATGTGTATACCTTCAATCAGAGCTTGCAGAAACGGTTGAGGTCTTTTGCGGAGAAGTATCCGGATGATTGCTGGTTGAAAGGATCTTCGGAGGATGGTAGTGAAACGTATATGATTAAAAAAGGGCGGTTATCATTGAATTTAAGACCACCCTATTCCAAGGATAGAATTCATAAAGCAACCGAACGAATTATTGAAGAACAGAAAGAGCAATCGAAGGATTCATAGAATGCGATTTAAGAGAAAAAAGCCTCATGACCATGAGAAAAAATGAAAGCAAAATACGTTAGCTGATAAAGTGTATAGGCTCAAAAGGGAAAGTGCCCTTTTGGGCCTTTTTAATTTAAAATAGTTCTAAAGAACAAGTTAACAATCTGTAGATTCTGTATGTTTTAAAGATCAATCGTTATACTAATTTTAGACCGAATTATCGTTCTAAAGGAGGTGTCACAATGGATTTAAAGGCGGTTGGTCAGAGAATAAAAGCTGCAAGGGAAGCTAAGAATCTTACACAAGAAGAATTGGCAGGACTGGTAAACTTGAGTCCAACTCATGTAAGTGTTATAGAGAGAGGACTGAAAGTAACAAAACTTGATACTTTTATTGCGATTGCAAATGCATTAGATGTTTCAGCAGATACACTATTGATTGATGTTGTGACACATTCGGTTAGCGGCGTTACGAATGAATTATCTGAAATGATAGAGAAACTACCTAAAGAAAAGCAACAGAGAATTATCAATGCAGTGAGAGCATTGGTGGAATAAATACGTGAATAAGAAGATGGAAGGGCTTATTGCTCTTCTTTTTTATTTGGTTTAACGTGAAAATATGATATAGTAGTTCTAAAGACTTATATATAATTCTGAGGAACTTGATAAAATGAAGAAAAATAATATAACACTTGTATTTGTTGCTATCGTTTTTTCGATTATTGTTGGAATGATAATTGGAAAAAGCTTATTAAAGTATAAAGAAGGTGATCCAGATGTAGTTGGCAGTTTTTCTATGAATAGAGATGAAAATCTTACAGTAGTTGCTAACAGAAAAAATATTTCTGATAAAGAAGCATTTGCAAGACTGCTTTTAAAAATGTATAAAGAGAATTCATTTCATTCAATAAAATTTTCTACAGATCATGGATATGCAACCAGCCTTGATATGACCGTATATTCTTGGAAAGAAGATATCGAAAATGGCGAATCCATTATGCAGATAGAATTTAGACCAATTGAATATGGAAAAGATTATGATCTTGTTCATAATCCGGATAAATATGTGCTTTTTATCGATGGAACAGAAATAAAATGAAATATATAGATATGCAGATAAAGCGCAGAAAAAGAGGATTGCTCAACACAGGAGGATATTTTCAATTACCCTCAAAATGATAAAAGCGAGGCAGCGGAAAATCCGTTGCCTCATTTCAGTATTATGACAATTAATCTAGTTCCGCCCCTAACTCATACCTCCAATATTCTGCCGCTTCATACTCTCTAGGTTCTGAGAGTACTGGTACGGTAAAGAGTTCAACCGGAACACCGAGTGTTGATGCGAAGAGTTTCATAAGATCCTCTTTTGGTGTTCGGACATCGCCTTCATATTGAGCAATCCGGACATCAGCACAGCTGTCGGGAAATCCAACAGCTATGCCAAGTTCTTTCTGGGTGAGATGATTTTTCTGTCTTAAGTGTTTTAATTTTCTTCCAAATGTAATCATAGTATTATTCTCCTGTACTTCCAAAAGCCCCGGTTCCTCGTTCATTACCAAGGTCCAGGACAAAATCTGCGATCACGACCGGTGTAATCACCAGCTGACCGACGCGTGTGTCTTTATGAATGGTCTGAGAAGATGTGCTCACATTGCTGATAATGGCATGAATCTCACCACGGTAACCGGAATCAATCGGTGGAAGTTCGCATACCAGTCCTTTTGCTGCCATGCTGCTTCGTGGAAAGACATATCCGGCAAATCCATCTGGGATGATGAGACCGAATCCAAGTGGAATTCTTGCAACCTCGCCTGGTTTTAATACGCAATCATAAGGCATGAATACATCCGCACCGGCATCATTTTCATGTGGTCGGAAGGGATGATGATCTGCTTTCAGACCAAAGTCAATCAGTTTAATCTTTATGGCTGCTCACCTCCTTCCTGATGAGCAATGGATAATCTTCTTTTAAGATATCAGCAGGAGTCCAAAGTTTTGAAATAGGATTCTGGCAGGACATCTGTTTTTCCATGCAGCTTCCTCTCTGACAGAATGGACCGGTAAGATCCGGTGCAAAAAGGATTGGGCTCAATTTGTGCAATCTTTGCCAGATCTGTAGCATCACAATCCTTGTTTCATCCGTATTTCTTCGGCAGGTTCTTTGGCCAATCATATGCTTCCACTGGTAAGGTGTCGCGCTGATGATCAGTACGTTTCGAAGTCCCTGAGGTGTGGCATATCCGGCTGAATCATGATCAATGCCTAAGGCACAAAGCTCTGCATAATGATCCAGATCTGACTGACAGCTTTTCTTGTAAATATCCTGGATTTCTTTATCTGCTTTCATGATTCCATATGGAATAGCAAATGCAGCATGACCGGAATAATTGCTGTACTGCAGAGATGCACTCATGTATTTCACTTCGTTCTGATGCCTGGTGATCTGTGCCAGGAAGCGTCTGCTTGCACCAACAACAGCCACGGAAATGACCATGAATTTCTGTACTGTTGGATGCGGAAGTCCTGCAATGTTTTCTACGGTTTTCTGACTGTAGGATTGATGGTAAAGCTCCATCAGATCTGCCATGTTCTGGATCGTATGACCGTGTTGTGTGAGCCTGGCAGCAAAGACCATATTCTGTTCTGCTTCCCGGATTCCATAGCAGTTTAAGATAGCTGTTTCAATGTGATCCATAGGCCTGTTCCTCCTTTACCAGAGCTTTTAAAAGGATAAGATAATTGATGCAGTCTGTGATTTTTTCATCCCACTGTTCCATGTCAAAATGTAACAGAGTGGAATAACACATATCGTAAAGGGATACGACATGTTTCGACATCATACCGGCCAGTGCTGCTTTTGGATCGCAGTTTTGTAAGGCGGCAGCAATCTTGAATGCACTGAGGCGGTCAATATTGTCACCGGTATATTCTTTCTTTTTATGTGCCAGAATATCGGCACACTTTCTCATCTGAAGTTCAAATACAATATTAAATTCTTCTTGTGTCATGTGATAGTTCCTCCTTTGTTTTGTGATGGTTATCGTTCGAGATCCTTGGTTTTTGATCTTACTGGTTCCGGAATCTGCATCTGAAGAATGGCATCAACATTCTGATCGGCAGTATCCAGATCTTTTAATTTTTCTTTCAAGCTGCTTATTGCTTCTTCTTCGGAAGCTATCTGCTGTTGCAGTTTTTCTTTTTGTAAAGTCAAGGTTTTTAGGCTTGTCATCTTTCCATCCTGATAAAAGGATTTCAGCCAATCTCTGGCTTCTTCATATTTCTGAATTTCCTTCGCATGTTCTTTCCGGTACTTTTCTTTGTACTTTGATTTTGAAAACTGGGAATAAACTTCTTTATTTGCATAGTACTGTCCGGTATAACGGATCTGATTGTTGAGGATCCTTAGATCGGAACGATGCTGAGCAACCTGTGTCTGCATTTCTTTTAGTTCTTGCTTTGATGCAAGCAGTGTGTTTTTCAAATCTGACTGTGTATCAAATCCATGTTCTTGCACATAGATAATGGTATTTGCCATTTGCTGCAGGTTAGAAAGTTTTACCCGATGAGCATAAGCCGGGCTCTGCATTGCTTTCACATTTGTCTGGAGATTTACAATCAGGCGCAGGTGAGATCTGATGTAGAGAATGGCCAATGGATCCTTGCGTAAGAAGGTCTGTTTCAGGTATTCTTTTCCATATCGTGTTCCCAGTGCACGTTCAGTAATCCGCTTCTGTCGATCAGGATGAAGATAGCTGTATCTGCCACGATGCTCAATCACAGAGATTTGAAATTGTTCCAGAAGTTTGGATTGGAATTCATCAAAACTATTGGATGTGGCAGCACATTCATCAATTGCATTTCGCAAATATTCTTTCTGTGTAAGGAACACGGTGGATGTTGGCTTGAGACCATCTTCGATGATTTTCTGATTGATTTCATCTAATTTTTGCTGACCATGTTTCTGTGCCATATACTCTTTCTGAGTGATTTTTTTCTCAGCCGGTGCAAGAAGATCTATTTGGTGAAGTCCTTCCTGTTGGCACCGATCCATGACGGTTTTCTTAAAAGTGTTCATGAATTTATCAGTGGATCGATGCTTGTAACCGGCGGCTTCCTCATGTGGTTTATCCATATAAGGCCGCCTTTCCACTACAGTCTTTCGCACACTGTTGATGACGATATGAGTATGAATATTTCCGGATTCATTGTGACCATCAGTATGAGTAACCACCAGTGCCTGATATCCGGGAAACATCTGCTTTGCAAGGTCCAAACTGATTGCCTGTGCTCTCTCTCCGGTAAGACCGTTTTCTGTAACATCGGCTGGATCGTAGCTGATAATGTAGTGGTGACTTTTGATATCTTCACGTTTCTTATTTTTGTGAAAATGAGCATTTGTCAGTTCACATTCCTTGTCAAAAGACATCGGATCACAGTTCAGTCCATCCATATAAAACTCTTTTCGTAGGATGCTTCGTCCGGATTCATCTACTATCTTTTTCCCGGTTTTTTCATCATGTTCAAACAGAAGGTAATTGATAGCAGCCGAGTAATTTGCATTTCTGCTTTTAATGTGTTTTACGATTGCCATTCATACCACCTGCCAGTTTCAGTACCTCTTTTCTCAATAGGAATAAGTCCGTGATGCACTGATGGATTTCATTTTCTATAGCACGAGACTGACTGCCACCACTGTTAAAATGCTTGGCGATCTGATTGAGATTCGATCCGATTTTTCCATATTCACTGACCAGTTTTCTGAGATCATTCATGTCTGCAACAACTTCAATCTGATGATGGATTTGCTTTTCCAATAGAAGTTTCCTCAGATATTCTGATCGGCTAACAGATAAACAAGCAGCGCCTTGGTCTAATAAATCCAGTTCGACATCTGTAAGACGTAATCCTATAAAATGTCTGTGATTCAGTTCTTTATCTTTGTTTTTTGTTCTCATACTCCTCCTTTCGCTGAGACTATTCCTCCCGCCGGGAATCCACGTATTTCAATATCGGCTGTCCCTTCCGATATTAGAAATAGTGCTGTGAACACCTTTAGGTGGAACCAACAGACAAGTGAAACGTCTGTTATTGAGAGGGTATGGGGAGATCCCCATCAAGATAAATCCCATAGGAGAACAGGATGCCAAATGGCAATACTGTTAAACATGGGTGGATCTTGCTCTGTATGTGTACCCCTCTATATAACGAAACGCTGAGAGCCTGTTTTACAGTGGGGGAAAAGAAAAAATATCAAAAAAATGATGATTAATGGTGAGCTTGTGATAGAATGAAAAAAAGAGAAAAGCATAAGTGTTGGATATATGCTTCGCATTGATTGCTGGGGAGCTGAAAAAGATTTAAAAACCACATATGGATCAGAATGTGCGCTTACTTCATTGGCTGTGGATGAGCCTTTAGAATATGCAAGATTATATCTCGATGGCAATTTACAGATGTGGATAGATTCAGAAGATTCACTTGAATTATAGAACAAGAATAACGGGTAGAAAACTTCTGATGCCCATTTTACAAGGGGTTCGAGTTTTTTATGTCTGCTGGCGCTATTTCTCTGCTGGAGTACTATTTTCGGGATAATGGCGAAAGGCTTTAGCGGTATAGTTAGAAGCACCGTTTCCATATTTTGTATTGGTTATGGTTTTTATATAATCGCTGGAATAATAGTCAATTGTAGAGCAAATGAAATAGACACAGGGGATTAAGGAAGAGTTGAAGGCAGATAAACAGATGGAATGGGTAGCAAATAAATACTATACAAGAGTGTGAAAAGGGAATTTTGAATAAGGAGATGATTTGGCAATAAGGTGCAGTAATCTGGTGGAAAGCAAGTCTGAAAATGGCTTGCTTTTTGCTTTACAATGTGGTTAGTTGATGTATATAATTATGATAAAGAGATAAAATTGATTTTTATATTTTGGTTCGATATTGTGATGCAGTTTTTATCCCAAAAAGAGTAAAAATCGAATTATCCGCATAAACACAGGGATTTTAAGCAATATGAAACAAAAAATAAAAGAATTTTACCACTAATTTACTACGAATGAAAGAACCTTGATACGACAGAGAAAACAGCATAAATAAAGGCAAAATTGGCATTTCATACAGAATATGAGATGTCTTTTTTGTTGCTGTAATACAGTATAACTATTCTTTTTCTGCTTGATTATTAATCATTTTTTAGGACATGAATTGTCAAGAGCTTGTTGCGTAGCAATGTTTACACTCTTGATAATTTATGGAATAAAAAATATTCTGACAGATACTAGAAAAGTGATGACTACTCAATTTTCTAATGATATAATATGATAAATAATAATAGATAAACTTGAAGTGATTAAGGAAGTGTATGCCATGAAAAAATTTTTGAAAATAATGTTAATCATAATTGGAGCGATTTCTTTGATTTTTGTAGCTCTGATAGGGATTGGTTTATTTGTTGATGTTGAATATGATGACCATATTGAAAATGGTCGTTATACTTATGTTCCGGAAGAAGAAAATAAAGATAATGAATACGTGGAATTTACGATAAATGATTATGATAAAAATAATGCCAAGCTTGTATATTATGACACGATTGAAGAAGCTATTCAACTTTCCACTTTGAATGCTGAAAATGAGGAACTTTCGGTTCCTGCTGATTTTCTTAATCATGTTGATGAAACCTTGCATATATGGCAAGGCAAAAAATATGATACGATTTTCTATCGGGCTGGAAATGATAACGATGATATTCAAGGCTTAGTAATGGCTCGTTGTAAAAAGCAGATACAGAATGGGCATACACAATACGCATTTATAAATGCTACACCGGTTACAACGAAACGAGATAGAATTTTGTTAGATGATATTACAGAGCTTATTCACTCTTCTTTGAAATTAAGTGATTTCCAACAAGACTTAAACCCCGATTATCCAAGCAAGCGTTTTGTTTACGGCTATGCACATGATAAAGAAATCTATTCATTGGAAGTAGAAGGACAAAAACCGGACGGTGTAATTGAAATCAATGTATATGACAGAGTCATGTATCTATGGTATTACAATGACTTACAAAGTAACAAAAGAGGTGACTGTTTAAGCTATTCGGTAGATGTACCTAAATAAAATGACATTTTTACATAATACT
The sequence above is drawn from the Dorea formicigenerans genome and encodes:
- a CDS encoding JAB domain-containing protein, translating into MADKLEQVAIRMVEQPPLYSNEPMNNPDVAIRVMNEFLSQMDRELFCIVNLQADLTPINMNIVSVGSLNEALINPREIFKSAILSNAHSMMLIHNHPSGNLTPSTSDIQTTARMQELGELMGISLVDHIITGRNGNYYSFRDKGEFPDSRVRFSTRVEDIDLTKGMVTEATAPYEEVTDTKEKGDVRDIPTVQTATIPLPVQGKDMDSIMQSLESGVEELFTSNRYQEFLKTMAKFHNYSFNNTMLIAMQRPDATLVTSYKNWQSMGRQVMKGEKGITIIAPAPYKKMKEKEVLDENQRPIMGTDGKPKTEQVEVTVPHFKAVTVFDIAQTSGEPIQTLAPELLTAAVQDFDSFMQAIQKISPVPIRFDEIDGNANGYYHNADKEIVIKKGLSESQTLKTAIHETVHAKLHDKEIMESLGVEKDRLTKEVEAESVAYCVCSSFGLDTSDYSFPYIAGWSSSREMKEMKASMDVIRKTAGEMIDQLTEELEIILEEKQKTELHEKYGILVDALEAAGYRYDYRESEPGHIVLAPDGTHEIAGYLQFESWGDIKDWLEDTIAEGTDVSERVDRAMYPFKYDYTLEEEMFRGNGDLYAIYHVDEDTPGKQHLFMNMAMVKEDGITIDAENYKCVYSGRLHENEKLDDLYAMFNDNPPADYKAHAMSVSDVIITNRGGDMQAYYVDRFGFAELPDFAAQREKILDIVPEIENVDYENDLTCISFYAVECAEFPVMGEVHYDLTLPEALEAYEKIPSERMHGLKCVGFDLKDGSDYEGMQSLMIEGKIQKEFLNSIPGFRENSYVQNAISRVEKYLEERHPNVENPLESNKKVDNEKNIREEKNEKELNIQMKPIPKKKRGEMSL
- a CDS encoding transposon-transfer assisting family protein — its product is MRNVNLEENELTITAIFQQHTKEETIQTLKEALEVLEQEESDPENDEIIEIINSTVGKLQQIEDKYYYSLDLNYYLNNLEDDAYEA
- a CDS encoding YodL domain-containing protein translates to MKLNQFAVYRVDQQTAGKALWHLPYQEARQQNVSITVENYRLISIHEMQENEKVADIWKRTKNQCEVSDVLVLNKNGEISCYYVDENYPQYLAGFIRINTSGALITMETENYQIDGKKGNWIATDTVIIDGKQFYLMEHQVYRDQAQGVILDAYGKMVVEECKKFDEKTKQKIHDYIQQQVPLNPVEQLKQDGKIRLEHYQKFYQNGTYERSRESGTEANYDMVDGLVNNQKKNLEKISDARNNKQTSRNQQNNKPKKRRSVIKRLHQKQIAIARRSGKPIPKYLDQEMERKRG
- a CDS encoding helix-turn-helix domain-containing protein codes for the protein MDLKAVGQRIKAAREAKNLTQEELAGLVNLSPTHVSVIERGLKVTKLDTFIAIANALDVSADTLLIDVVTHSVSGVTNELSEMIEKLPKEKQQRIINAVRALVE
- a CDS encoding helix-turn-helix domain-containing protein, giving the protein MITFGRKLKHLRQKNHLTQKELGIAVGFPDSCADVRIAQYEGDVRTPKEDLMKLFASTLGVPVELFTVPVLSEPREYEAAEYWRYELGAELD
- a CDS encoding dUTP diphosphatase translates to MKIKLIDFGLKADHHPFRPHENDAGADVFMPYDCVLKPGEVARIPLGFGLIIPDGFAGYVFPRSSMAAKGLVCELPPIDSGYRGEIHAIISNVSTSSQTIHKDTRVGQLVITPVVIADFVLDLGNERGTGAFGSTGE
- a CDS encoding FAD-dependent thymidylate synthase, which codes for MDHIETAILNCYGIREAEQNMVFAARLTQHGHTIQNMADLMELYHQSYSQKTVENIAGLPHPTVQKFMVISVAVVGASRRFLAQITRHQNEVKYMSASLQYSNYSGHAAFAIPYGIMKADKEIQDIYKKSCQSDLDHYAELCALGIDHDSAGYATPQGLRNVLIISATPYQWKHMIGQRTCRRNTDETRIVMLQIWQRLHKLSPILFAPDLTGPFCQRGSCMEKQMSCQNPISKLWTPADILKEDYPLLIRKEVSSHKD
- a CDS encoding relaxase/mobilization nuclease domain-containing protein → MAIVKHIKSRNANYSAAINYLLFEHDEKTGKKIVDESGRSILRKEFYMDGLNCDPMSFDKECELTNAHFHKNKKREDIKSHHYIISYDPADVTENGLTGERAQAISLDLAKQMFPGYQALVVTHTDGHNESGNIHTHIVINSVRKTVVERRPYMDKPHEEAAGYKHRSTDKFMNTFKKTVMDRCQQEGLHQIDLLAPAEKKITQKEYMAQKHGQQKLDEINQKIIEDGLKPTSTVFLTQKEYLRNAIDECAATSNSFDEFQSKLLEQFQISVIEHRGRYSYLHPDRQKRITERALGTRYGKEYLKQTFLRKDPLAILYIRSHLRLIVNLQTNVKAMQSPAYAHRVKLSNLQQMANTIIYVQEHGFDTQSDLKNTLLASKQELKEMQTQVAQHRSDLRILNNQIRYTGQYYANKEVYSQFSKSKYKEKYRKEHAKEIQKYEEARDWLKSFYQDGKMTSLKTLTLQKEKLQQQIASEEEAISSLKEKLKDLDTADQNVDAILQMQIPEPVRSKTKDLER
- a CDS encoding plasmid mobilization protein, with translation MRTKNKDKELNHRHFIGLRLTDVELDLLDQGAACLSVSRSEYLRKLLLEKQIHHQIEVVADMNDLRKLVSEYGKIGSNLNQIAKHFNSGGSQSRAIENEIHQCITDLFLLRKEVLKLAGGMNGNRKTH
- a CDS encoding DUF6061 family protein, translating into MSVGYMLRIDCWGAEKDLKTTYGSECALTSLAVDEPLEYARLYLDGNLQMWIDSEDSLEL